The Nocardia sp. NBC_00508 nucleotide sequence CCGATGGGCGCGGCGGTCGGCCAGCGGGAAGCGCATAGGCGTCTATGCGCTTCCGGGTACTTCGCTCACGATCTCGTAGATCGCGGTGTTGGGGGTGGCGTGCGTGCGAGCCGCGCCCGTCGCTGCCGTCATGGTCGAGTTCTGTGCGGCGGCTCGCCAGGCAGCCACGCTGTCCCAGTGGGCGATGTTGACCAGCCGGAAGCGAGCCTCCGCGGTGACGGCGCGGTGCAGGCGTACATCGCGGAAACCCGGAGCTGATCGCATGAGGCGGGCACGGTCGCTCCACCCGACGGCGAAGCTGTCCACCGCATCGGGCGAGATCTCGAAGATGTTCATGAAGGTGACGCCGGGGCCGTCGAATTCGCGATCCGTGGGCGGCCGGAAGTCGTAGATCGTTTCGTAGAGAGCAGTCGTGGCGCGGACGTCAGCGGGCAGTGCGTCCGACCACTGCTGCCTTCGGGGGTCCTGAAGTGCGGAGGTGGCCTGCTCGGTGGTGTCCCAGCGCGCGAAGTCCACAACCGGGAACCGGACGTCGGAGTCGATAGCGCGGTGCAAACGCGCTGCACGGAAACCGGCTGCGCCAGTGAGGTATCCGCCGAGGTCGCGCCAGTTCTCGATGAACTCGCCGATGTTCGCGGCGGGCAGTTCGAACACGTCGATAGTGGTGACTTCGTTGTCGGTCATGGGCCACAGTGTCCTCCCCGGACTGCGGTCGAGGTCAAGCGTCTTCGGTTCCGCTGTTGTCGATCTCGCAGTCGCGTGCGAGCGAGCCATGCATGCTCTACCATTCGGTGCTCACGGTTACCTATCGCTCGTCGAGCTGGAGGTTGTCTGTGCCCCAGCCAGGTCGATCGCGAGCACGAAAGTCAACAGAGCAAGAATCCGGCTCCGCACGCGACGTCAGCCGGGCACCGACAGCACCGCAGTAGCGAAAAGGGTTTCAGGGGCTATTGAGATCGACCACGCGCATGGACCGGCCATAGGTCGACGACCATGTCCCCCTCCACCACGTGCAGCAGGCCGTTACGATCCGTGGGATCGCAGTCCGGGGGTACCAACTCGAGGTGGGTCCCGAGAGCAGGCCGGTCCAGGCTGTCGGTCACCGGCAAACCCTGTTCATCGCCGTACCAGACATAGCGACCGACGTCGCCGAGCGGGACATCGGCGTCGGTGGCGAAGGCTTTCGATCCGCACCCCGGGCGCCTTCCGGTCGATCTGGAAACCAGCACTCGATGCGATCAGAGCAGCGCCACGGGGGCGTGATGGCCGCGGTGTGCGGGTAAGAACCGCAGGATGCCGCCGATTCTGCAGTAGCGTTTACTCATGGTGAGAGCAGCCGCCGTGCAGCTGGTCGCGGTACCCGGCGATATTTCGGCGAATCTGGCCGCGTGCGAGCGACTTGCCGATGAAGCGGGCCGGGCCGGTGCGAAGATCATCGCCCTGCCCGAGTTCTTCTCCACCGGGATCGGCTTCCTGGATCAGCTGGCCGATGCGGCGTTGCCGTTCGACGGTGCTGCGACCGCGCTGCTGTGCCGAGTTGCGCGCCGCTTCGAGGCGCTGGTCGGCGGGTCGTTTCTGTGCCGCGACGGCGACGGGCAGGTCCGCAATGCCTATCTGCTCGCCGATGCGACCGGTGTCCTCGGGCGGCACGACAAGGATCTGCCGACGATGTGGGAGAACGCCTTCTACATCGGCGGCCACGACGACGGGGTGCTGACCGCCGGTGCGTACCGGATCGGGGCTGCCGTCTGCTGGGAGCTGATGCGCACTCGAACAGTGCGCAGGCTGCGCGGTCGAGTGGATCTGGTCATGACGGGATCCGGATGGTGGTCGGTGCCGAAGTGGCTGCCGCACAGCGTGTTCGCTCGCCTCGAGCGGCGCAATGCCGCAACCGCGCGCAATGCCGCGGCTACCTTCTCCCGCTATGTGGGTGCACCGGTGGTGCATGCAGGCCATGCTGGTGAGCTGGCCTGTCCGATGCCGTGGCTACCCGTCTCGTATCGCGGGCACTTCGAGGGCGCGACCATGATCGTCGATGCGGACGGAACCGTGCTTGCCGAACGCCGCCGCGAGGACGGCGAGGGGATCGTGCAGGCCGAGATCGAACCGGGTTCTCGCAGGCCGGAACTTGTTGCGCCCGAACGGTTCTGGCTGCATCGACGTGGCGTCGTCCCCACCGCTGCTTGGCATTACCAGCGGTGGCACGGTCGGCGCTGGTACCGCGCGAACGTGGTCATAGACTCCACCACATCGCGGGCGCGATGATGGAGTCGAACCGATAGATGAGCATCGGGAGGATCGACTATGCACGGTCCGAGGCGTTGTCTGGTCGCGGTCGTCGCCCTATTGGGTGCCGTCGCCGGATGCGAGAGCCCCGAGCGCGGGCTGCCGCCGAGCCGGGGCGAGATCGTGTCCAGCACTGCCCTGGTAAGTCTGCCTGCGGAACAAACGGCGGCGCTGTTGGCCGACGGTGGGATCGCTACTCCCGTCCGCAACGGTGTCGACGCCTTCCGCGTCGACTACCGGACGATCACCCCACAAGGCGAACCGACCACCGCCACCGGGTTGGTGGTGCTGCCCCGCAGCGAGTCTCGTCGACTGCGGGTGGTCGCCTATGAGCACGGGACCATGGTGCTGAAGCGCGACGCGCCATCGGTCGATACCCGCAACCTGCCCGACCGGCTGCGTGCGGTGATGTTCGCGGCCGTGGGCTACGCGGCGGTCGCTCCGGACTACTTGGGACTCGGGAACGGCCCGGGCCTGCATCCCTATACCCATGCTCCCTCCGAGGTCAGCGCGTCTGCCGACCTGCTACGCGCCGCTGCTTCGTTGGCCGCGCAACATCGCCGCGAACTGGACCCGAACGTGCTGGTGACCGGCTTCTCCCAAGGCGGCCACGCCGCGATGGCGCTGGGTAAGGCGTTACAAGCCGGAGCGGTCCCGGACTTCGGGGTCGCCGCACTCGCCCCGGTCAGCGGCCCCTACGACCTGAAGTTCGTCCAGGCGCCCGCCGCGCTCGACGGGCGCGTCACGCCGGGCGCGGCGGTCCTGTTTCTCGCCTACTGGATCACCTCGATGGACCGGATTCACGACCTCTACCGCAATCCGGCCGAAGCCTTCCAGCAGCCCTACGCCGACAAGGTGGAGCAGCTGTTCGACGGCACCCACAATGAGATCACCATCGTGACCTCACTGGCGCTCACCCCGCCGCAGCTGCTGACGCCGCGCTTCCTCTCATTGGCCGCCGACCCGACCGGCGCCGGTGCGAGGGCGCTCGCCGATAGTGACGGCACCTGTGACTGGACTCCCCGCGTGCCCGTCCGCCTCTACGCCGCCACCGGCGACCGCGCCGTCCCCTACACCAATGCCGAGCATTGCCTCCAGGCCCTGCGCAGCGGCAACGCGACGCTGCACAACCTGGGCGACCTGGATCACTCCGGCACTGCCCGGGTCGCCCTTGCCGAGATTCTCGCCTGGTTCCAACAACAGTTCACGCCCAGCTGACCGCCG carries:
- a CDS encoding antibiotic biosynthesis monooxygenase family protein, whose product is MTDNEVTTIDVFELPAANIGEFIENWRDLGGYLTGAAGFRAARLHRAIDSDVRFPVVDFARWDTTEQATSALQDPRRQQWSDALPADVRATTALYETIYDFRPPTDREFDGPGVTFMNIFEISPDAVDSFAVGWSDRARLMRSAPGFRDVRLHRAVTAEARFRLVNIAHWDSVAAWRAAAQNSTMTAATGAARTHATPNTAIYEIVSEVPGSA
- a CDS encoding carbon-nitrogen hydrolase family protein, which gives rise to MVRAAAVQLVAVPGDISANLAACERLADEAGRAGAKIIALPEFFSTGIGFLDQLADAALPFDGAATALLCRVARRFEALVGGSFLCRDGDGQVRNAYLLADATGVLGRHDKDLPTMWENAFYIGGHDDGVLTAGAYRIGAAVCWELMRTRTVRRLRGRVDLVMTGSGWWSVPKWLPHSVFARLERRNAATARNAAATFSRYVGAPVVHAGHAGELACPMPWLPVSYRGHFEGATMIVDADGTVLAERRREDGEGIVQAEIEPGSRRPELVAPERFWLHRRGVVPTAAWHYQRWHGRRWYRANVVIDSTTSRAR
- a CDS encoding lipase family protein, producing the protein MHGPRRCLVAVVALLGAVAGCESPERGLPPSRGEIVSSTALVSLPAEQTAALLADGGIATPVRNGVDAFRVDYRTITPQGEPTTATGLVVLPRSESRRLRVVAYEHGTMVLKRDAPSVDTRNLPDRLRAVMFAAVGYAAVAPDYLGLGNGPGLHPYTHAPSEVSASADLLRAAASLAAQHRRELDPNVLVTGFSQGGHAAMALGKALQAGAVPDFGVAALAPVSGPYDLKFVQAPAALDGRVTPGAAVLFLAYWITSMDRIHDLYRNPAEAFQQPYADKVEQLFDGTHNEITIVTSLALTPPQLLTPRFLSLAADPTGAGARALADSDGTCDWTPRVPVRLYAATGDRAVPYTNAEHCLQALRSGNATLHNLGDLDHSGTARVALAEILAWFQQQFTPS